A part of Ziziphus jujuba cultivar Dongzao chromosome 8, ASM3175591v1 genomic DNA contains:
- the LOC107413661 gene encoding rust resistance kinase Lr10-like isoform X1, whose protein sequence is MGSEKPLSSPFIFITFLSLMVFYQTHSATDHNQHCPSSSCGNINNISYPFRLETDPTYCGDLRYNLSCENNISTVLYLNSGKYYVQAINYNNYTIRVVDSNLHKGSCPSLSYLQPLTEYNFTSDFLVESVYLGSYGTQSNFGYYSDSYRTKVPRKSGRVWYRYSLSEPIIFFNCENPVKSPLYIPTAPCNNNSSRGINSYVKIGSTSDSELIDSCRIEMMVMITTLRGSQKRNNVSYSEILNELAYGFELSWLPSYGRSDEAYTCYVDDSNKVHCPSCRDSWGLINPSSCGVLSVILAYVEGMLEMAEETVLLLTIAKLLMGIPCVAVLLIYKWRKRHLSMYNVIEEFLQSNTNLMPIRYSYSEIKRMTKGFKDKLGEGGYGTVYKGKLRSGRFVAVKMLGKSKANGQEFINKVATIGRIHHVNVVQLVGYCVERSKRVLIYDYMSNGSLDKYIFSQEVTSLDDKKMCEISLGIACGIEYLHQGCNMQILHFDIKPHNILLDKNFTPKVSDFGLARLCPLDNSIVSLTAARGTMGYIAPEMFYKNIGPVSNKADVYSYGMLLMEMASRRKNLNVAAEHTSQIYFPSWVYDQFNEGYDLEMGDATEGESKIRKKMIVVALWCIQMKPSDRPSINKVKKMLEGEVDSLQMPPKPFLCPQDKPVDDEGNKSSTRCSTIDSDDE, encoded by the exons ATGGGAAGTGAAAAGCCCTTGTCATCACCATTCATATTCATAACCTTCCTTAGTTTGATGGTATTCTACCAAACTCACTCTGCAACGGACCATAATCAACACTGTCCCTCTTCTTCCTGCGGCAATATCAACAACATAAGCTACCCTTTCCGACTGGAAACCGACCCAACTTATTGCGGAGATCTAAGGTACAATCTTTCCTGCGAGAATAATATCAGCACTGTATTATACTTGAATTCCGGAAAATACTATGTCCAGGCAATCAATTACAATAACTATACAATCCGAGTGGTAGACTCCAATCTTCACAAGGGTAGTTGCCCATCTCTCTCTTATCTGCAGCCTTTGACCGAATATAACTTCACTAGCGATTTCCTAGTTGAAAGTGTTTACTTGGGTAGTTATGGTACCCAATCTAACTTCGGATATTATTCAGATTCATATAGGACCAAGGTACCTAGAAAAAGTGGGAGAGTTTGGTATAGGTACTCACTTTCAGAGCCTATTATTTTCTTCAACTGTGAAAATCCAGTGAAATCTCCTCTTTATATACCAACTGCCCCATGCAACAACAATAGTAGCAGGGGGATTAATTCATATGTTAAGATTGGTAGCACATCTGATTCGGAGTTGATAGATTCTTGCCGTATAGAGATGATGGTTATGATCACGACACTGCGGGGATCCCAAAAAAGGAACAATGTTTCGTACTCTGAAATCCTCAATGAACTTGCATACGGATTTGAGCTCTCATGGCTGCCAAGTTATGGTAGAAGTGATGAAGCTTATACATGCTATGTTGATGATTCTAACAAAGTCCACTGTCCATCTTGTAGGGATTCCTGGGGATTAATAAATCCTTCATCATGTG GGGTTTTGTCTGTGATTCTCGCTTATGTAGAAG GTATGCTGGAAATGGCCGAAGAAACAG TGCTACTGTTAACAATAGCAAAACTCTTGATGGGGATTCCATGTGTGGCTGTACTTTTAATATACAAATGGCGAAAGCGGCATTTATCCATGTATAATGTGATTGAAGAATTCTTGCAGAGCAACACAAACCTCATGCCTATAAGGTACTCATACTCTGAAATAAAAAGGATGACAAAGGGTTTCAAGGATAAATTAGGTGAAGGAGGCTACGGTACTGTGTATAAAGGAAAACTTCGTAGTGGTCGTTTTGTAGCAGTCAAAATGTTGGGCAAATCAAAGGCTAATGGCCAAGAATTCATCAATAAAGTAGCTACCATTGGAAGGATTCATCACGTCAATGTGGTGCAATTAGTTGGTTATTGTGTTGAGAGATCAAAACGTGTTCTCATCTATGATTACATGTCTAATGGGTCTCTTGATAAATACATCTTTTCTCAAGAAGTTACATCCTTAGATGACAAGAAAATGTGTGAAATTTCACTTGGAATTGCTTGTGGTATTGAATATCTTCATCAAGGATGCAACATGCAAATTTTGCATTTCGATATTAAGCCGCACAATATTCTTTTGGATAAGAATTTTACTCCCAAGGTTTCTGATTTTGGACTTGCTAGATTATGCCCATTAGACAATAGCATTGTGTCTCTCACTGCAGCAAGAGGAACCATGGGATACATAGCTCCAGAGatgttttacaaaaatattggaCCAGTTTCTAACAAAGCCGATGTGTATAGCTATGGAATGTTATTGATGGAAATGGCTAGTAGAAGAAAAAATTTGAATGTAGCTGCAGAGCACACAAGTCAAATTTACTTTCCTTCGTGGGTTTATGACCAATTCAACGAAGGATATGACTTAGAAATGGGAGATGCAACAGAGGGTGAATccaaaataagaaagaagatgATTGTTGTAGCACTTTGGTGTATCCAGATGAAGCCAAGTGACAGACCATCAATTAACAAAGTCAAGAAGATGCTTGAAGGAGAAGTTGATAGCTTACAAATGCCTCCAAAGCCTTTTCTATGTCCACAAGACAAGCCTGTGGATGATGAAGGGAATAAGTCAAGTACAAGATGCTCAACAATAGATTCAGATGATGAATGA
- the LOC107409104 gene encoding LEAF RUST 10 DISEASE-RESISTANCE LOCUS RECEPTOR-LIKE PROTEIN KINASE-like 2.3 isoform X1 — protein MGTGTVSFSPFISFIVLLVLIQHTSCAKNNNFKCSPSSCGNIPHISYPFRLGTDPENCGDLRYNLSCEDNHTNTVLYLFSIKFYVQEINYDNHTIRLVDSNFHKDNSSSIPPYSLSTYNFSTYSYLYRTKLYRHLSHRGAHLSLSEPITFLKCEYPVNSSLYLPITAPYINNPSDAFWSSSGSFESGGYSYVKIGSTNASELKDSCRVKQILMTSKRGIAENRNISYIEIHNILEYGFELLWLPHQCYLNEANLILCRPQESCDLWGLAPASYSCNILLTIIATVEWCLELAFFYGVPLWTITKIILGIPCVVAFLIYKWRKRHLSMYNCIEEFLQTNNGLMPIRYSYSDIRRMTKGFKNKLGEGGYGCVYKGKLRSGHLAAIKMLGKSKANGQDFINEVATIGRIHHINVVKLVGFCVEGSKRALVYDFMPNGSLDKYIFSHERNFLGCKKMCEISLGVARGIEYLHQGCNMQILHFDIKPHNILLDENFIPKVSDFGLARLCPLDNTIVSLTAARGTLGYIAPELFYKNIGPVSNKADVYSFGMLLMEMASRRKNLDAVAAHTSQIYFPSWVYDQFNEGNDLEMEDATEDESKIRKKMIIVALWCIQMKPSDRPSINRVKKMLEGEIESLKMPPKPSLCPENKPKNDNE, from the exons ATGGGAACGGGAACAGTTTCTTTCTCACCATTTATATCCTTCATTGTTTTATTAGTCCTCATCCAACATACTAGCTGTGCAAAGAATAATAACTTCAAATGTTCCCCTTCTTCCTGCGGCAATATCCCCCATATTAGCTACCCTTTCCGACTCGGAACCGATCCAGAAAACTGCGGTGACCTAAGGTACAATCTTTCTTGTGAGGACAACCATACTAACACTGTATTGTACTTGTTTTCAATAAAATTCTATGTTCAGGAAATCAATTATGATAACCACACCATCAGATTGGTGGATTCcaattttcacaaggataatagctcctccatccctccttattcTTTGTCCACTTATAACTTCAgtacttattcatatttatatagaaCCAAGTTATATAGGCACCTCTCACATAGGGGAGCTCATCTATCACTTTCAGAGCCCATAACTTTCTTGAAGTGTGAATATCCAGTGAATTCTAGTCTTTATCTACCCATTACTGCTCCATACATTAATAATCCAAGTGATGCTTTTTGGTCAAGCTCCGGTTCGTTCGAATCCGGAGGGTATTCTTATGTTAAGATTGGTAGCACAAATGCATCGGAATTGAAGGACTCTTGCCGTGTAAAGCAGATACTTATGACGTCTAAGCGAGGAATTGCAGAAAACAGGAATATTTCCTACATAGAAATCCACAATATACTTGAATACGGGTTTGAGCTTTTGTGGCTTCCCCACCAGTGCTATCTCAATGAAGCCAACTTAATTCTTTGTAGACCTCAAGAGAGCTGCGATCTTTGGGGACTGGCACCTGCCTCCTATTCTTGCA ATATATTGCTTACCATTATTGCCACGGTTGAAT GGTGCCTGGAACTGGCATTCTTCTACGGAG TACCATTGTGGACAATAACAAAAATCATATTGGGGATTCCATGCGTGGTAGCATTTTTAATCTACAAATGGCGGAAGCGGCATTTATCAATGTATAATTGTATTGAAGAGTTTTTACAAACTAACAATGGCCTTATGCCTATAAGGTACTCATACTCAGACATCAGAAGGATGACCAAGGGCTTTAAGAACAAATTGGGTGAAGGAGGTTATGGTTGTGTGTACAAAGGAAAGCTTCGTAGTGGCCATCTTGCAGCTATCAAGATGTTAGGTAAATCTAAGGCTAATGGACAGGACTTTATCAATGAAGTTGCTACCATTGGAAGGATTCATCACATCAATGTGGTAAAACTAGTTGGATTTTGTGTCGAGGGATCCAAGCGTGCTCTTGTATATGATTTCATGCCTAACGGATCTcttgacaaatatattttttctcatgAAAGGAACTTCTTGGGTTGCAAGAAAATGTGTGAAATTTCACTTGGAGTGGCTCGTGGAATTGAATATCTTCATCAAGGATGCAACATGCAAATTCTTCATTTCGACATTAAGCCACACAATATTCTTTTGGATGAGAATTTTATTCCAAAGGTTTCTGATTTTGGACTTGCTAGATTATGCCCATTAGATAATACCATTGTGTCTCTAACAGCAGCAAGAGGAACCTTGGGATACATAGCTCCAGagttattttacaaaaatattggaCCAGTTTCTAACAAAGCCGATGTTTATAGCTTTGGAATGTTATTAATGGAAATGGCTAGTAGAAGGAAGAATTTGGATGCAGTTGCAGCGCATACAAGTCAAATTTACTTTCCCTCGTGGGTTTATGACCAATTCAATGAAGGAAATGACTTAGAAATGGAAGATGCAACAGAGGATGAatcaaaaataagaaagaagatgATTATAGTGGCACTATGGTGTATCCAGATGAAGCCAAGTGATCGACCATCAATTAACAGAGTCAAAAAGATGCTTGAAGGAGAAATTGAAAGCCTAAAAATGCCTCCAAAGCCTTCTCTATGTCCAGAAAACAAGCCTAAGAATGATAATGAGTag
- the LOC107413661 gene encoding rust resistance kinase Lr10-like isoform X2: MGSEKPLSSPFIFITFLSLMVFYQTHSATDHNQHCPSSSCGNINNISYPFRLETDPTYCGDLRDSWGLINPSSCGVLSVILAYVEGMLEMAEETVLLLTIAKLLMGIPCVAVLLIYKWRKRHLSMYNVIEEFLQSNTNLMPIRYSYSEIKRMTKGFKDKLGEGGYGTVYKGKLRSGRFVAVKMLGKSKANGQEFINKVATIGRIHHVNVVQLVGYCVERSKRVLIYDYMSNGSLDKYIFSQEVTSLDDKKMCEISLGIACGIEYLHQGCNMQILHFDIKPHNILLDKNFTPKVSDFGLARLCPLDNSIVSLTAARGTMGYIAPEMFYKNIGPVSNKADVYSYGMLLMEMASRRKNLNVAAEHTSQIYFPSWVYDQFNEGYDLEMGDATEGESKIRKKMIVVALWCIQMKPSDRPSINKVKKMLEGEVDSLQMPPKPFLCPQDKPVDDEGNKSSTRCSTIDSDDE, translated from the exons ATGGGAAGTGAAAAGCCCTTGTCATCACCATTCATATTCATAACCTTCCTTAGTTTGATGGTATTCTACCAAACTCACTCTGCAACGGACCATAATCAACACTGTCCCTCTTCTTCCTGCGGCAATATCAACAACATAAGCTACCCTTTCCGACTGGAAACCGACCCAACTTATTGCGGAGATCTAAG GGATTCCTGGGGATTAATAAATCCTTCATCATGTG GGGTTTTGTCTGTGATTCTCGCTTATGTAGAAG GTATGCTGGAAATGGCCGAAGAAACAG TGCTACTGTTAACAATAGCAAAACTCTTGATGGGGATTCCATGTGTGGCTGTACTTTTAATATACAAATGGCGAAAGCGGCATTTATCCATGTATAATGTGATTGAAGAATTCTTGCAGAGCAACACAAACCTCATGCCTATAAGGTACTCATACTCTGAAATAAAAAGGATGACAAAGGGTTTCAAGGATAAATTAGGTGAAGGAGGCTACGGTACTGTGTATAAAGGAAAACTTCGTAGTGGTCGTTTTGTAGCAGTCAAAATGTTGGGCAAATCAAAGGCTAATGGCCAAGAATTCATCAATAAAGTAGCTACCATTGGAAGGATTCATCACGTCAATGTGGTGCAATTAGTTGGTTATTGTGTTGAGAGATCAAAACGTGTTCTCATCTATGATTACATGTCTAATGGGTCTCTTGATAAATACATCTTTTCTCAAGAAGTTACATCCTTAGATGACAAGAAAATGTGTGAAATTTCACTTGGAATTGCTTGTGGTATTGAATATCTTCATCAAGGATGCAACATGCAAATTTTGCATTTCGATATTAAGCCGCACAATATTCTTTTGGATAAGAATTTTACTCCCAAGGTTTCTGATTTTGGACTTGCTAGATTATGCCCATTAGACAATAGCATTGTGTCTCTCACTGCAGCAAGAGGAACCATGGGATACATAGCTCCAGAGatgttttacaaaaatattggaCCAGTTTCTAACAAAGCCGATGTGTATAGCTATGGAATGTTATTGATGGAAATGGCTAGTAGAAGAAAAAATTTGAATGTAGCTGCAGAGCACACAAGTCAAATTTACTTTCCTTCGTGGGTTTATGACCAATTCAACGAAGGATATGACTTAGAAATGGGAGATGCAACAGAGGGTGAATccaaaataagaaagaagatgATTGTTGTAGCACTTTGGTGTATCCAGATGAAGCCAAGTGACAGACCATCAATTAACAAAGTCAAGAAGATGCTTGAAGGAGAAGTTGATAGCTTACAAATGCCTCCAAAGCCTTTTCTATGTCCACAAGACAAGCCTGTGGATGATGAAGGGAATAAGTCAAGTACAAGATGCTCAACAATAGATTCAGATGATGAATGA
- the LOC107413661 gene encoding rust resistance kinase Lr10-like isoform X3: protein MMVMITTLRGSQKRNNVSYSEILNELAYGFELSWLPSYGRSDEAYTCYVDDSNKVHCPSCRDSWGLINPSSCGVLSVILAYVEGMLEMAEETVLLLTIAKLLMGIPCVAVLLIYKWRKRHLSMYNVIEEFLQSNTNLMPIRYSYSEIKRMTKGFKDKLGEGGYGTVYKGKLRSGRFVAVKMLGKSKANGQEFINKVATIGRIHHVNVVQLVGYCVERSKRVLIYDYMSNGSLDKYIFSQEVTSLDDKKMCEISLGIACGIEYLHQGCNMQILHFDIKPHNILLDKNFTPKVSDFGLARLCPLDNSIVSLTAARGTMGYIAPEMFYKNIGPVSNKADVYSYGMLLMEMASRRKNLNVAAEHTSQIYFPSWVYDQFNEGYDLEMGDATEGESKIRKKMIVVALWCIQMKPSDRPSINKVKKMLEGEVDSLQMPPKPFLCPQDKPVDDEGNKSSTRCSTIDSDDE from the exons ATGATGGTTATGATCACGACACTGCGGGGATCCCAAAAAAGGAACAATGTTTCGTACTCTGAAATCCTCAATGAACTTGCATACGGATTTGAGCTCTCATGGCTGCCAAGTTATGGTAGAAGTGATGAAGCTTATACATGCTATGTTGATGATTCTAACAAAGTCCACTGTCCATCTTGTAGGGATTCCTGGGGATTAATAAATCCTTCATCATGTG GGGTTTTGTCTGTGATTCTCGCTTATGTAGAAG GTATGCTGGAAATGGCCGAAGAAACAG TGCTACTGTTAACAATAGCAAAACTCTTGATGGGGATTCCATGTGTGGCTGTACTTTTAATATACAAATGGCGAAAGCGGCATTTATCCATGTATAATGTGATTGAAGAATTCTTGCAGAGCAACACAAACCTCATGCCTATAAGGTACTCATACTCTGAAATAAAAAGGATGACAAAGGGTTTCAAGGATAAATTAGGTGAAGGAGGCTACGGTACTGTGTATAAAGGAAAACTTCGTAGTGGTCGTTTTGTAGCAGTCAAAATGTTGGGCAAATCAAAGGCTAATGGCCAAGAATTCATCAATAAAGTAGCTACCATTGGAAGGATTCATCACGTCAATGTGGTGCAATTAGTTGGTTATTGTGTTGAGAGATCAAAACGTGTTCTCATCTATGATTACATGTCTAATGGGTCTCTTGATAAATACATCTTTTCTCAAGAAGTTACATCCTTAGATGACAAGAAAATGTGTGAAATTTCACTTGGAATTGCTTGTGGTATTGAATATCTTCATCAAGGATGCAACATGCAAATTTTGCATTTCGATATTAAGCCGCACAATATTCTTTTGGATAAGAATTTTACTCCCAAGGTTTCTGATTTTGGACTTGCTAGATTATGCCCATTAGACAATAGCATTGTGTCTCTCACTGCAGCAAGAGGAACCATGGGATACATAGCTCCAGAGatgttttacaaaaatattggaCCAGTTTCTAACAAAGCCGATGTGTATAGCTATGGAATGTTATTGATGGAAATGGCTAGTAGAAGAAAAAATTTGAATGTAGCTGCAGAGCACACAAGTCAAATTTACTTTCCTTCGTGGGTTTATGACCAATTCAACGAAGGATATGACTTAGAAATGGGAGATGCAACAGAGGGTGAATccaaaataagaaagaagatgATTGTTGTAGCACTTTGGTGTATCCAGATGAAGCCAAGTGACAGACCATCAATTAACAAAGTCAAGAAGATGCTTGAAGGAGAAGTTGATAGCTTACAAATGCCTCCAAAGCCTTTTCTATGTCCACAAGACAAGCCTGTGGATGATGAAGGGAATAAGTCAAGTACAAGATGCTCAACAATAGATTCAGATGATGAATGA
- the LOC107409104 gene encoding rust resistance kinase Lr10-like isoform X2 gives MTSKRGIAENRNISYIEIHNILEYGFELLWLPHQCYLNEANLILCRPQESCDLWGLAPASYSCNILLTIIATVEWCLELAFFYGVPLWTITKIILGIPCVVAFLIYKWRKRHLSMYNCIEEFLQTNNGLMPIRYSYSDIRRMTKGFKNKLGEGGYGCVYKGKLRSGHLAAIKMLGKSKANGQDFINEVATIGRIHHINVVKLVGFCVEGSKRALVYDFMPNGSLDKYIFSHERNFLGCKKMCEISLGVARGIEYLHQGCNMQILHFDIKPHNILLDENFIPKVSDFGLARLCPLDNTIVSLTAARGTLGYIAPELFYKNIGPVSNKADVYSFGMLLMEMASRRKNLDAVAAHTSQIYFPSWVYDQFNEGNDLEMEDATEDESKIRKKMIIVALWCIQMKPSDRPSINRVKKMLEGEIESLKMPPKPSLCPENKPKNDNE, from the exons ATGACGTCTAAGCGAGGAATTGCAGAAAACAGGAATATTTCCTACATAGAAATCCACAATATACTTGAATACGGGTTTGAGCTTTTGTGGCTTCCCCACCAGTGCTATCTCAATGAAGCCAACTTAATTCTTTGTAGACCTCAAGAGAGCTGCGATCTTTGGGGACTGGCACCTGCCTCCTATTCTTGCA ATATATTGCTTACCATTATTGCCACGGTTGAAT GGTGCCTGGAACTGGCATTCTTCTACGGAG TACCATTGTGGACAATAACAAAAATCATATTGGGGATTCCATGCGTGGTAGCATTTTTAATCTACAAATGGCGGAAGCGGCATTTATCAATGTATAATTGTATTGAAGAGTTTTTACAAACTAACAATGGCCTTATGCCTATAAGGTACTCATACTCAGACATCAGAAGGATGACCAAGGGCTTTAAGAACAAATTGGGTGAAGGAGGTTATGGTTGTGTGTACAAAGGAAAGCTTCGTAGTGGCCATCTTGCAGCTATCAAGATGTTAGGTAAATCTAAGGCTAATGGACAGGACTTTATCAATGAAGTTGCTACCATTGGAAGGATTCATCACATCAATGTGGTAAAACTAGTTGGATTTTGTGTCGAGGGATCCAAGCGTGCTCTTGTATATGATTTCATGCCTAACGGATCTcttgacaaatatattttttctcatgAAAGGAACTTCTTGGGTTGCAAGAAAATGTGTGAAATTTCACTTGGAGTGGCTCGTGGAATTGAATATCTTCATCAAGGATGCAACATGCAAATTCTTCATTTCGACATTAAGCCACACAATATTCTTTTGGATGAGAATTTTATTCCAAAGGTTTCTGATTTTGGACTTGCTAGATTATGCCCATTAGATAATACCATTGTGTCTCTAACAGCAGCAAGAGGAACCTTGGGATACATAGCTCCAGagttattttacaaaaatattggaCCAGTTTCTAACAAAGCCGATGTTTATAGCTTTGGAATGTTATTAATGGAAATGGCTAGTAGAAGGAAGAATTTGGATGCAGTTGCAGCGCATACAAGTCAAATTTACTTTCCCTCGTGGGTTTATGACCAATTCAATGAAGGAAATGACTTAGAAATGGAAGATGCAACAGAGGATGAatcaaaaataagaaagaagatgATTATAGTGGCACTATGGTGTATCCAGATGAAGCCAAGTGATCGACCATCAATTAACAGAGTCAAAAAGATGCTTGAAGGAGAAATTGAAAGCCTAAAAATGCCTCCAAAGCCTTCTCTATGTCCAGAAAACAAGCCTAAGAATGATAATGAGTag